CCCACGAGGACCGTGAAGCCGACCGCGACGGCGGCGGCGACGAACTGCTCGAAGGCGACGAGGACCGCCGAGGAGAAGACGGCGCTGGCCAGCACCATCCCGTAGATGAGCCGCTTGGCGATCCGGTCGAGGAGCCTCTGTGAGTCCCGGATGTCGACCTCGACCCGCAGGTCCTCGTTGACGGCCTGGTCGAGCGCCTCCTCCAGTTTCGGCGGCGTCCGGACGGCCGATTTCGCGGCCTCCTGGACCTCGTCGGCGCGGTCCTGGACGTACTCGCGAGCCGTGTCGGCGAGGAAGCCCTGCTCGCGGAGATACCCCGTGGCCACGTCGATGAAGTCGAAGTCCGGGTCGAGCGTGACACAGACCCCTTCGACGACGGTCGCCACTCGGAGGACGAGCGCGAGGTTGGCCGGCAGGCGGAACGGGAAGTCGTAGATGGTGTCCTCGACCTGCTGGACGATCTGCTGGACGCGGTACTGCTCGATGTCCTCGCCGCGGGCGTCGGCGATGGCGAGTTCGAGCACGTCGGCCATCACCTTGCGGTCGGCCTCCGGACTGAGCGTCCCCATCTCGACGAGCGTGTCGAGGATCGCCTGGATGTCCTGGTCGGCGACGGCGATGTAGAAATCGACGATCTTGTCCTGGATGAACGGGTCGACGTAGCCGCTCATGCCGAAGTCGTAGAAGACGAGCGTCCCGTCGTCCTGCACCGCGAGGTTGCCGGGGTGGGGGTCGGCGTGGAAGACGCCGTCCTCGATGATCATCTGGAGGTACGCCTCCTGGAGGGTCTCGGCCAGCTCCGTCCGGTCGAGCCGGCGGTCGTCCAGCTCCTCGATGTCGGTGATCTTCGTCCCGGGGACGTACTCCATCGCGAGCACCCGCTTCGTCGAGCGGGTCTCGTCGACCTCTGGGATCCGGATCCGCGAGTCGTCGGCGAAGTTCTCGCGGATCTCGGTCAGCATCTCCGCCTCGCGGCCGTAGTCCATCTCCTCGCGGATCGTCTTGTCGAACTCGTCGGCGAGCGTCTGCAGGGAGAACGAGCGCGACTCGTCGACGAAGTACATCAGGATCGGCAGCGACCAGCGGATCACCCGCAGGTCCGACTCGATGAGGTCTTTCACCCCCGGCCGACGTACCTTCACCGCCACCTCGCCGTTCTCGGTCGTCGCGTAGTACACCTGGCCGAGGCTGGCCCCGCTGATGGCCTCGGTGTCGAACTCGTCGAAGGTCTCGTCGACCGGCCCGACTTCGTCCTCCAGCACCTCGCGGGCCCGCTCCCAGTCGGCCGGCGGGACGCGGTCCTGTAGCTCCTCGAGTTCCTCGATGTACTCCGGCGGGAGCACGTCCGGCCGCGTCGAGAGCAGCTGGCCGAGCTTGATGAACGTCGGCCCGAGCGTCAGGAGCGTGTCGAGGAGGACCCGCGCTCGCTCGCGACGGGTCTCGGCGGAGACCGTTCGGCTCCGGCCGAAGAGGAGGAACCGGTTGCGGTCCCGCGTGTACGCGACCAGGAGCGGCAGGAACTGCCACGTGACGACGACGAACCGCCAGTAGGCGCGTAGGTTCACGTGAAGTTCAGTCGTCGATCGGTATCTGCGTCTCCGGCGCGGCCTCCGCCTTCGGCAGTTCGAGTTCGAGGACGCCCCGGTCGATCGAACCGGAGGCGCCCGCGCCGGTCACGCCCGGCGGGAGCGGGAGTTCGACGTCGAGAAACAGCGACCGCTCCTCCGAGACGTAGTCGAACTCGGCGGGAACCGCCTTCTCGCGGCGTGCCTCGATGCGCAGGCGACTGCCCTCGACGGCCGCGTCGACCGTCTCGTCGGTCGCGCCCGGCAGGTCCAGTACCAGCAGGTACGCGTCGTCGCTCTCCAGCACGTCAGCGAACACCGCGTCGGGCAGGTCCCGGAGCGCATCACGCAACGTTGACATGAGCGGGGCTAAGGATGCGACGGCGTTAAACCCCGCGGTCGCACCCGCCCGACTGCGTCGGACCGCGACCCCGGGCGGGCGGTCGCGGGAGTCGGGCGGCCCGCTCGTCCGGCCGCCGAACGGCGACGCCCGACCGCTTATTGGCCGGGCGCCGAAACCACCGATATGGACGAACGACGCCGGTCGACGGCGGACCCGCCCGCGCTCGCGACGGTCCGCGAGCGCCTCGACGAACACCTCGCCCCGGTCGACCGGACCGAGACGCTGCCGGTCAGCACCGCGGTCGGCCGCACGCTCGCCGCGTCCGTCGCCGCCCGTCGTCCCGTCCCCGGCTTCGACGGGGCCGCCCGCGACGGCTTCGCGGTCCGCGCCGACGACACCGACGGCGCGACCGAGCGCGACCCCGCTGTGTTCGCCGTCGGGAGCGATATCGACGCGAACGCGGCCGTCCGCGTCGACGCCGGACGGCCGCTCCCCGACGGCGCGACGGCCGTGGTCGGGACCGAATCGGTCGCCGCTCCGGAGACGGACTCGGCGACCGCCGACGGCGCCGGCCTGTCGGTCACCGATCCGGTCGAACCCGGCGAGGGCGTCCGGTCGACCGGGGCGGACGTGGCGGCCAAGGAGACGGTGCTGAGAGCGGGCGACCGGATCGGTCCGTCGGACCCGGCGCTCTGCACCGCGGTCGGGCGAACGCGCGTCGAGGTCCGCCAGCGGCCGACGGTCGGGATCGTCCCGGTCGGCGGCGGCCTCACCGGTGGAGACCCCGGACCCGGCGAGGTCGTCGAGACCGACGGGACGACCGTCGCCGAGTTCGTCGAGCGGGCCGGCGGGAAGGTCGTCCTCCGCGACCCGGTCGAGCCGGAGCCCTACGCGCTCCGGCCGGCCGTCGAGCGCGACCTGACGAAGGACCTGCTCGTGACGGTCGGCGGGACCGGCGCCGGCGAGTCCGACCGGATCGTCGACGCGGTCGACGGGCTGGGCGAGGTGTTCGTCGACGGCGTCGCGGTCGAACCCGCGGAGACGGCGGCGCTGAGCGTCGTCCGCGAGCGCCCCGTCCTCTCGATCCCCGGCGACCCCGTCGCGGCGTTCGTCGCGACGACGCGGCTGGTCGCCCCCGCGGTCGCCCGACTGGCCGAGCGCGAACCGCCCGAGCCGCGGACCGTGGCCGCCGAACTCGCCGGTCCGGTCGAGAGCGAGTCCGGTGTCGAGTCGGTCGTCCCGGTCGCGCTCGACGGTGACGGCGGAGACGGGGCCGAAACCGCGGCTGCGGTCGCGTCCACGGTGAGGGACGAACCGCTGTCGACGCTCGCGCGGGCGGACGGCTGGGTCGCGGTCGCGCCCGAACGCGAACGGCTGGCCGCGGGCGAAACGGTTTCCGTCGAGCGCTGGGAGGCGTCGGTATGAGCGACCGCAAGGAGTTCCGCGACCTGGCCGACCCCGAGCGCGCCCGGGAGGTGGTCGCCTCGCTGGACCTGTCGGCGGGGAGCGAGCGCGTGGCCCTCGAAGACGCCCGCGGCCGGGTCCTCGCCGAGCGGGTCGACGCGGCGCTGGACGTGCCCGGATTCGACCGCGCCGCGATGGACGGCTACGCCGTGCGAGCGCCCGACACGTACGGCGCGAGCGAGGCGCGGCGCGCCTCGACGGCGAGCGGTGGAACCGCGAGCGACGCAGAGCCCGTCACCCTCCCGGTCGTCGGGAGCGTCCACGCCGGCGAGACGCCCGGCGTGGCACTCGACGAGGGTGAAGCCGCCGAGATATCGACCGGCGCCGTCATGCCCGAGGGCGCCGACGCCGTCGTGATCGTCGAGCGGACCGAGGAACTGACTGCCCCATCCGGTGGGGAGGGCGCCGACGGTGAGGAGAGCGACGAAACGGACCGCCGCGTCCGTATCGAGACGGCCGTCACCCCCGGCGAGAACGTCATGCTCGCCGGCGCGGACATCGCGGCGGGCGAGCGGGCGCTCGGTCCGGGCACGGAGTTGACCCCCCGCGAGATCGGTCTGCTGTCGGCCCTGGGCGTCGACGAGGTGCCGGTCCGGGCGACGCCGCGGGTCGCCATCGTCTCGACCGGCGACGAACTCGTCCGGCCCGGCGAGGACCTGGACCACCGGGCCGGCCAGATCCACGACGTGAACAGCTACGCCGTGGCGACCGCCGTCGAGGAGGCCGGCGGCGAGCCTGTCGTCTACCCCCACGTCGGCGACGACACGGACGCGATGGAGGAGACGCTCCTCGACGCGGCCGCCGACTGCGACCTCGTGTTGACCTCGGGGTCGACCAGCGCCAGCGCCGTCGACGTGGTGTATCGGGTCATCGAGGACCAGGGCGAACTGCTGTTGCACGGCGTCGCCATAAAGCCCGGCAAGCCGATGATCGTCGGTCGGATCGGTGGCGACCCCGGCGCCGGGAGCGACGCCGGGGACGGGAACGACGGCGCCGCCTACGTCGGTCTGCCGGGCTACCCGGTGTCGGCGCTGACCATCTTCCGCACGTTCGTCGCGCCGGCGATCCGGTCGTCCGCGGGGATCCCCGAGCCGCGAACCGCTCGCGTCGACGGGCGGATGGCGGTCACCGAGCGCACCGAGGAGGGTCGCCGACGCCTGCTCGCGGTCGGGCTGGTCGAGGACGAGGCGGGCGAGACGCTCGTCTACCCCGTCGACAAGGGCAGCGGCGCGACGACGACGCTCACCGCGGCCGACGGCGTCGTCGACGTGCCCGCGGACACGAACCGCCTCTCGGCCGGGGAGAAGGTGACCGTCGACCTGTTCTCGCCGGACGTGCGCCCGCCGACGCTGCTGGGCGTCGGCGAGGACGACCCGGCACTGTCGCGGCTGCTCGACCGACTGGAGCGGCCGCGGTATCTCGCTCGCGGCTCCCGCGGCGGACTGCGCGAGCTGCGCGATGGGCTCCCCGACGTGGCCGTCGTCGCCGGCCCCTTCGACGCCGACGAGGAGGGTATCGCGGACGCGGCGGAACTGGGCGGCTGGTCCCGCGAGTGGGGGCTGGTCGTCCCCGACGGGAACCCGGAGGGCGTGACGGGACTCGCGGATCTGGTCGACCGGGAGCTGTCGTTCGTCAACCGCGGGACCGAGTCGGGACTGCGGACGAGCCTCTCGAACGCGCTGGCCGACCTGGCCGACGGGCGCGGGGTCGACCGGCGGACGGTCACGGAGTCGATTTCGGGGTTCGACCGCGCCGCGCGAGCCTTCGAGAGCCCCGCCAGGTCGGTGGCCGCCGGCGACGCCGACGCGGGGCTGGGGTTGCGCGCGACGGCCGCGAAGCTCGGGCTCGGATTCGTCCCCGTCGGGTCCCAGCCCGTTCGGGTGCTGGCTAACCCCGACCGACTGGAGACGGCGAGCGTGCGGGAACTGGACGGGCTGCTGGCGGACGCGTCACCGGTGCTGGACGGACTCGACGGGTTCGATCGCCGGTGAGGGCGGTACACGAGAGCGGAAGCGGACGCATCACAGCGCATTTCTCCGCGGAGCCCGGACACCGGACCGTGACCGACGCACACAGACGCGTGGCGGTGGCCGAGCGGGCGGCGCGGGCGGGCGGCGCCGTCGCTCGGCAGGCGTTTCGCGGTGACCTGGCGGTCGAGACGAAAGCGGACAAGAACGACCTGGTGACCGAATCCGACCGGGACGCCCAGCGACAGGTCGTCTCGACGCTGCGCGCGGAGTTCCCGAACGACGCGATCGTCGGCGAAGAGGAGGCGGTGCCGATGGGGCCGGCCGGCGAGGAGACGGAGATCCTGTCGGACGTCCCCGAGAGCGGGGACACGTGGGTCGTCGACCCGATCGACGGGACGGCGAACTTCGCGCGCGGCCTGCGCACCTGGGGGACCGCGGTCGCGGCGGTGGCCGGCGGCGATCTGGCTGCGGCGGCCGTCTACCTGCCGGCGACCGAGGACATGTACGCCGCGGGGGCCGAGACGGGCACCCGCAACGGGTCGGCGCTGTCGGTCAGCGACCGGACCGACCCGGAGACGTTCGCGGTCGCGCCCGTCGGCCGCTTCGAGCGCGGGAGCGGCGACGAGCTGGGCGCCATCGCCGAGTCGGTCGTCGACGACCTGGGCGACTTCCGGCGGTTCGGCAGCATGCAGGCGACGCTGTCGTTCGTCGCGAGCGGCGAGCTCGACGCCGCCTTCTCGACGTACACGCCCGATCCGTGGGACTCGCTGGCCGGGATCCACCTCGTCCGGCGGGCCGGCGGGACGGTCACGGATCTGGCGGGCGAGCCGTGGACCCGGGACAGCGAGGGGATCGTCGCGAGCAACGGCGAGGCCCACGAGGCGGTTCGCGCGGTCGCGCGAGCGGCCGAGTCGGGGTAGCGAGCCGGCCGGCGGTCGTGTCGTCGGCTCGCCAACGCATCTCGCGGGTCACTTCGTTCCCCGCTCGTCAGTTCCGTGCCCTCCCTCCGTCTGCTCACGGGCGGCTTCGCCGCCCGTTCGCGTGGTACGAGGGACCTCCGGTCCCTCGCTGCTCGGCCACGCACCGGAAAGCTAAACAGCGTGACGCGCGGGATACCGGCCATGGAAAACGAGCGGGTCCTGACGGAGCGGACCTGGCTGGGTGCGTTCGTCGCGCTCGTGGCGGCGCTCGCGGTCGGGTCCGTCGTCGCCACCGAGCGCGTCTACGACCGGTTCATCTGGCGGTACTTCTGGGGGCCGATCTACTCGGACGCCAACAACGCCCGCTGTGCCGCCCTGTCCGGCGACGGGATCGAACTGCTGGGCACGGACGCGGCCTGCCGGGCGGCGACCGGCGTCGTCGCCGAGACCGGCTACACGACCGTCTCGACGTTCGGCTACATGGCCGTGCTGGTGTTCATGCTCGGCGGGGTCTACCTGTTGCTCGACCGGCTGGACGTGGGCGGGGACAAGCGTCTGTTCCTCTCGCTGGTCCCGTTCATGCTGTCCGGCGGGGCGGTCCGGGTCGTCGAGGACGCGACCGACGCCGCGGTCGCCGCGGGCGTCGAACCGGTCGTCAGCTACCCGCTGAACGTGCTGTTCATCAGCCCGATCATCTACGTGACGGTGTTCCTGATCACGCTGGCGGCCCTGCTGGCGAGCATGTGGCTCGAAGCCCGGGAGATGGTCCGGAACCGCTACCGGGCCCTGGCCGGGTTCGGGATCGGGGTCCTCGCGCTCACGCTGGCGTACCTCTTCTTCGTCGCCTTCACCCGCGAGTACGTCTCCGTCTACCCGCAGATCCTGCTCGTCGACGTGGGGCTGGCGTCCGTGCTCGCCTACCTCCTGTACGTCGGCGCCGACCGCTACGAGCCCGCGATCAACGCGGGGACTGGCATCGTCGGCCTGGGGATCCTCTGGGCGCACGCGATCGACGGCGTGGCCAACGTCGTCGCGGCCGACTGGCTGCCCGAGCTGGGCCACCCGATCGAGGCCTACGGCGCGAAACACGTCGCCAACCGGGCGATCATCGACGTCACCCAGGCGATCCAGCCGGCGTCGCTGTCCGCGGTGATCGGGACCTCCTGGCCGTTCCTGTTCGTGAAACTCGCCGTCGCGCTGGGGATCGTGTGGCTGTTCGACGAGCGGATCTTCGACGAGAGCCCGCGCTACGCCGTGCTCTTGCTCGTCGCGGCGGCGGCCGTCGGGCTCGGCCCGGGGACCCGGGACATCCTCCGGGTCACGTTCGCGATCTGAGCCCCGAACCGCCGAAGTCGCGACTCGTTGGCCCGCCGACGAGCGGGCGCGGTCGCTACCGATCCTATCGAAAACCGACGGAGAATCCCGGCCGTCAGACCGTTTCGAGCGCCGACTCGGGGTAGTAACGGCTCCCACACGTCGGGCACTCGGCCACGGTCACCTCGCCGCCCGTCGCGGGCGACGCCACGCTCGTTCGCACCAGTTTCTGGTCGCAGTCTGTACACGGGAGGTCGAACTCGGATACCATGATACGCTCCTCTGACGGTCCGCTTCGGGCCTGCAGAAGCGACGCCAGGTGCCGTGTGAACGATGCGCACCCGACGGCATAAATTCTCGCATTAGTCGGTTTCGTTGCATATTCCGCGCCGTCGGTGGGTTACAAAAATCGGGTCGGGCGATGGAGTCCGCGCGGGATCCGACCCGTCAGGGGTACGGGTGGTGGTCGCGGTCGAGGGCGGGTTCGAAGCCCATGTCGGCGGGGACCGAGCGGGCGCGCTCGCCGAAGTACGGGTCGCCGAAGAACAGAGGCTGGGCGGTCGGGACGACGACGCGGACGGCCTCGAAGCCGAGGCGCCCCACGTCGCGGGTCGTCGTCCGGGCGGCGTAGGCTGAACAGCCGGCGTCGACGACCCGGTCGAGGACGGCGTCGAGGTGAGCGCCGCCCTCGGGGACGGTCTCGGGGCCGACGGAGGCGGCGTCGACGGTCGTCTCGGGGCTGACGAACGCGTCGACGACCGGCGGGCGGTCGGCGTAGTGGCCGATGGCACCGTCGGTCTCGGCGGCGCCCTCGCGGCCCATCCCGTCGAGTTCGACCCAGTTCTGGACGGCCTCGGCCAGCGCGTCGCGGGCGGCCCGGCCGGCGTCGAGGTCGGCGGCCGTTCCGAGCGCGAGCGCCGGCCACTGCTCGCGGGTGACGGCGACCGCGACGACGGGCACGTCCACGTCCTGCGTGAGCAGGAGCGCGGTCGCCTCGAGCCCTTCCGCGCCGGCGCGGGCGGCCAGGCGCTCGTAGCCCGGGTCGGCCACGTCCAGTCCGAGCGGCTCGTACGTCGAGTACCAGGCGATGGTGGTCGCGTCGCGCTCGACGACCTCGTACAGCCCCGACAGCAGCGCCTCGACCGAGGAGTTCCCGAGACCGAGCCCGGTGGTGACGGCCGGCCGGATCGTCCGCTCGGGCGGCGGGTAGTGGACCGCCTCGGCGGGCAGGGAGACCGGCCGCTCCGTGACCAGGTCCGTCCCGGGGACCCACGGGCGCTCGGCCCGGTCGCCGCCGGCGTCGACGCCGCCGTCACCGTTCCCGACCCAGCTCTCGGGACGGACGAACTCGGAGGGGGCGACGGCGTCCGCGAGATCGGTCGCGGCGGCGGCTTTGAACTCCCGGCCGTGGTAGACGCCGGCGCAGTACCGTTCGTAGGCCTCGCCGAGCGCCTTCATGAACGCGGCGTCCCAGCCGGGGTCGACGCCGGCCGCCTGCCGCGAAGCGGTCGCGTCCGCGAACGCGCCGGTGTCGCAGATTTGGGCGAGGTAGTACGGCGCCGGGTAGGACTCGGCCTCGCCGACCTGCTGGACGACGCCGACGCGGTCGTCGAGCCCGCGTTCGGCCCGCGAGAGCGACCGCTCCACGTCGCGGTCGAGGTGACCGCGGTCGAGGACGCTGTCCCGGCCCTCGCCGCACTCACAGCCCGGCACCGGGAGGAACTCCCGCTCGGTGTGTGGGAGTTCGATCGCGGTTCCGAGCGGGTCGGCCTCGGCGGGGTCGAGCAACTGGACGGCCCGGCGGCCGGCGACGGCGCCGGCGAAGCGGACGGTCGCGTCGGCGGGCGCGGCCGTCGGGTCGGCGTCGGGGTCGGCGTTCGACTCGACGCGGGCGGCGAGACACCGGTAGCACGCGCCTTCCGGGTCGAACGCCGCGACGGCGGCGTCGACGACCGGTACGCCGCCGATCCCGCCGAGTTCGACCGCGACCCAGGGGACGCCCGCCTCGCGGGCGCGGCCGTTCGCTCGCTCGAACGTCGCCGCGCCGGCCCGGTCGACCACCACGGCCAGCCGCGTCCCGGGGTCGAACGCCGCGCTCTCGGGCCGATCGAGCGGTTCGTCCGCGTCGCCCAGCGCCGCCGCGACCGCGTCGGCGGCGGGGCCGGATCCGACGAGTTCGACTGTCATGCCAGCCCGGAGGGGGCGACGGGTAGAAAAGCCCGGGGACTCGTCCGGCCGCGCCGGTCCGCGGGCTGCCCCCGGGCCGGCGCGCTCGCGGCGACGCTCACTCGTCCAGTCGATTCTGGGCGACCGTCCCCAGTTCCGGCAGGTCGAGGTCGCGCACGTCCTCGGCCAGCCGGAGCCGCAGGCGCGGTCGGCCCACGTCGATGGGCACCTTCTCCGTGGTGACGAGGCCGCTGTCCTCGAGGCGGGTCTTCATCCGCGAGAAGGTGGCCTTGCTCGCCAGGCCCACGTCCTCGCCCCACTTGCTCATGTCGTAGAGCAACTGGCCGTTGCGCGCGGCGACCAGCAGTGCGATGGCGACCTCGCCCAGTCCCTCGCCGTCGCCCTTCGCGACCGTCAGCGAGTCGAGCAGGCCGTCGAAGTCCTCGGCGGTGTCGGCGCCGATGTCGGCCGCCAGCGTCTCGCGGACCGCCGACAGCGGGGGCGTCCGCAGCGAGTACGCCTCGGCGTCGGTCCACTCGCGCTCGTAGCGCCCGCGCATGTCCTCGACGAAGGCGTCGTCGGTGGTCGTCAGGCCGCCGACCCGGTCGCCGGCCTCGACCAGCGAGACGACCGCCGACTCGGTCACCAGCAGCGACGCCTCGGGGGCGTCCGCCAGCACCCGCAGCTCCAGGGTTCCGGCGTCGACGAGGTCGGCGGCGTGGCCGGCGACGATGAAGTCCGCGAGCACGTCCTTGATCGGGTCGCCGGGCGCGAGCAACCGAACGGTCGGCCGCGTCTCCACCTCGTGCAGCCCGAATATCAGCTCGGAGATAGTCTCCCGCGTCGGGTTGACCGCGTAGACGACGCCGCTACTGTCCCGAAAGACGCCCGCCAGAACGGCACCCACGTCGGCTTCGAGAAAGTTCGAACTCATCTGATAGCTATGGTATTTCGCATTATCACACTTAATTTTACCGCCAGAACTCGTTGAATCGACCCGAAGGGACTCCCAGGCCGACGATACGTCGCGGTCCCGTCCGGGAAGGAGTGAGGCCCGGGTTCGGGGCGTCCAGCGGGACCGCCGGCGCGGTCCCGGTCGCTCGCCGAAAAGGTAGATTATTGACGGGGCGTCGCCGACACTCATGTACCATGAACTACGACACGGTCCGATCGGTTGACCCGGCGGTCGCGGACGCACTGGAGGCGGAGGTCGACCGCCAGGGCGACACACTGGCGATGATCGCGAGCGAGAACCACGTCAGCGAGGCGGTGCTCGAAGCCCAGAGCTCGGTGCTGACGAACAAGTACGCCGAGGGCTACCCCGGTTCGCGCTACTACGGCGGCTGCGAGCACGCCGACACCGTCGAACAGCTCGCCATCGACCGCGCGAAGGAGCTGTGGGGCGCCGAGTACGTCAACGTCCAGCCCCACTCCGGTTCGCAGGCCAACATGGCCGTCTACACCGCCGTGCTCGAACCGGGCGACAAGATCCTCTCGCTGGACCTGACCCACGGCGGCCACCTCAGCCACGGCCACCCCAAGAACTTCGCCGGGCAGGTGTACGAGGTCGAGAACTACGAGGTCGACGAAGAGACCGGCCGCCTCGACTTCGAGGAGATCCGCGCCCACGCCGAGGAGTTCGAGCCGGACATGATCGTCTCGGGCTTCTCCGCGTACCCGCGCGAGGTCCAGTGGGACGAGTTCCAGGCCGTCGCCGACGACGTGGACGCCTACCACCTGGCCGACATCGCGCACATCACCGGGCTGGTCGCCGCCGGCGTCCACGACTCGCCGGTCGGCGTCGCCGACTTCGTCACCGGCTCGACGCACAAGACCATCCGCGCCGGCCGCGGCGGCATCGTCATGGCCGACGAGGAGTACGGCGACGCCGTCGACTCGGCGATCATCCCCGGCACGCAGGGCGGCCCGCTCATGCACAACATCGCCGGCAAGGCCGTCGGCTTCAAGGAGGCGCTCCAGCCCCACTTCGAGGAGTACGCCGAGCAGACCATCGCCAACGCGCAGGCGCTGGCCGACCACCTGCAGGAACACGGCTTCTCGCTGGTCTCGGGCGGCACCGACAACCACCTCGTGCTCGTCGACCTCCGCGACTCCCACCCCGACGTGACCGGTAAGGAGGCCGAGGAAGCGCTCGAAGACGTGGGCATCGTCCTCAACGCGAACACGGTCCCGGGCGAGACCCGCTCGCCGTTCGTGGCCTCGGGCATCCGCGCGGGCACGCCCGCGCTGACGACTCGCGGCTTCGACGAGGACGCCACCGAGACGGTCGGCCACTGCATCGCCGAGGTCATCGACAACCCCGACGACGAGGACGTCAAGGCGGAGGTCGCCGAGATCGTCGCCGGTCTCTGCGAGGAGTACCCGCTGTACGGCGAGGACAGCGACGGGCTCGTCTTCGAGTAGTCGACACAGCGGGCCTGTGATCCGGCCCCGCCAGAGCGCCGTATACTTTTCAGCGAGGCGACCGGACGAGCGACCATGAGCGACAGCGTCGACGACGCCCGCCGAACCGCCCTCCGCCTGACAGGACTCGTCGTCGCCGGCACCGGTCTCTCGGGCTGTCTCGACGACTCGGGAGGCTCCGGGAGCGCGGATACGACTGATGAGCCCGGCGGTCCGGCTGGCGGGTCGGACGGCGACGACGACGGAGCGGGCGGGACCGACGCAGTGGACGACGCGGAGGCGACCGAGGAGACGGAAACGAAGACGGGGACGGAGACGACCGATCGCAGTGGCGACACCGGAACGAGCGAGTCGGACCTCGACCTCCGGGAGGCCAACGTCACCGCCGCCGAGTTCGAGTCGTCGGACGGTGCCTATCGCTTCTCGGTCACGCTCTACCACGACGACGACGGCGAGGGCGGCTACGCGAACTGGTGGCAAGTCGAAGATCTGGACGGCGAGCGACTAGGTCGGCGGGATCTCGCACACCCCCACTCGACGGACCCGTTCACCCGTTCTGAGACTATCGAGGTTCCAGCGGGGGTCGCGTGCGTGGTCGTCCGCAGGCACGACCAGACCCACGAGTACGGCGGGCGGGCGATGGTCGTCGACCTCGATAGCGGCGAGACGCGTGCCGTCGATCAGGGGACGGACCCTGAATCGTTCGACGAGCGCGACTGTCCCTGACTGTCGGGTGCGAGCGGTCGTGGCGACCGGCGGCGGGCGTGCGTCACCGCTTCACCCGGGAACCTGCCGTAGACGGGCCGTTTATACGGATCCGTTCCCGAGTATCCGGTATGACCGATCTGGACGCGACCGACCGAGCGATCCTCAACGCCTATCAGGGCGGGTTCCCGGTCGTCGCGGACCCCTACGAGCCGGCGGCCGCCGCGCTGGCCGACCACGGCGTGGACGTGACTGCCGAGGAGTTACACGACCGTCTCTCCCGTCTCGACGAGGAGGGCGTCCTCACGCGCTTCGGCGCGCTGATAAACGCCGAAGCCATCGGCGGCACGGCGACGCTCGTCGCGATGCACGCGCCCGAGGAGCGCTTCGACGAAGTGGCCGAGCAGGTCAACGCTCACACCGAAGTCGCGCACAACTACGAGCGCGAACACCCGCACCTCAACATGTGGTTCGTCGTCAGCGTCGCCGACGAGGCCCGCGTCGACGAGGTGCTCGCCGAGATCGAGGACGAGACCGGCCAGGAGACGTACAACCTCCCCAAACAGCGGGAGTTCCACGTCGGCGCGAAGTTCCCCGTCGAGGGACCGCTCGAAGACAGCGACGGCGGGATCGACCTTTCGGACCTGGGCCCCGAGGTGGAACCGACCGACCGCGACAGCCTCACTCCTCGCGA
The window above is part of the Halosimplex rubrum genome. Proteins encoded here:
- the glyA gene encoding serine hydroxymethyltransferase; translation: MNYDTVRSVDPAVADALEAEVDRQGDTLAMIASENHVSEAVLEAQSSVLTNKYAEGYPGSRYYGGCEHADTVEQLAIDRAKELWGAEYVNVQPHSGSQANMAVYTAVLEPGDKILSLDLTHGGHLSHGHPKNFAGQVYEVENYEVDEETGRLDFEEIRAHAEEFEPDMIVSGFSAYPREVQWDEFQAVADDVDAYHLADIAHITGLVAAGVHDSPVGVADFVTGSTHKTIRAGRGGIVMADEEYGDAVDSAIIPGTQGGPLMHNIAGKAVGFKEALQPHFEEYAEQTIANAQALADHLQEHGFSLVSGGTDNHLVLVDLRDSHPDVTGKEAEEALEDVGIVLNANTVPGETRSPFVASGIRAGTPALTTRGFDEDATETVGHCIAEVIDNPDDEDVKAEVAEIVAGLCEEYPLYGEDSDGLVFE
- a CDS encoding DUF63 family protein yields the protein MENERVLTERTWLGAFVALVAALAVGSVVATERVYDRFIWRYFWGPIYSDANNARCAALSGDGIELLGTDAACRAATGVVAETGYTTVSTFGYMAVLVFMLGGVYLLLDRLDVGGDKRLFLSLVPFMLSGGAVRVVEDATDAAVAAGVEPVVSYPLNVLFISPIIYVTVFLITLAALLASMWLEAREMVRNRYRALAGFGIGVLALTLAYLFFVAFTREYVSVYPQILLVDVGLASVLAYLLYVGADRYEPAINAGTGIVGLGILWAHAIDGVANVVAADWLPELGHPIEAYGAKHVANRAIIDVTQAIQPASLSAVIGTSWPFLFVKLAVALGIVWLFDERIFDESPRYAVLLLVAAAAVGLGPGTRDILRVTFAI
- the tbsP gene encoding transcriptional regulator TbsP; amino-acid sequence: MSSNFLEADVGAVLAGVFRDSSGVVYAVNPTRETISELIFGLHEVETRPTVRLLAPGDPIKDVLADFIVAGHAADLVDAGTLELRVLADAPEASLLVTESAVVSLVEAGDRVGGLTTTDDAFVEDMRGRYEREWTDAEAYSLRTPPLSAVRETLAADIGADTAEDFDGLLDSLTVAKGDGEGLGEVAIALLVAARNGQLLYDMSKWGEDVGLASKATFSRMKTRLEDSGLVTTEKVPIDVGRPRLRLRLAEDVRDLDLPELGTVAQNRLDE
- the ahbB gene encoding siroheme decarboxylase subunit beta → MTDLDATDRAILNAYQGGFPVVADPYEPAAAALADHGVDVTAEELHDRLSRLDEEGVLTRFGALINAEAIGGTATLVAMHAPEERFDEVAEQVNAHTEVAHNYEREHPHLNMWFVVSVADEARVDEVLAEIEDETGQETYNLPKQREFHVGAKFPVEGPLEDSDGGIDLSDLGPEVEPTDRDSLTPRERDLVVEIQGGLPTTRTPYGDVADALGEDVEWVLSTVKRFDAEGKVRRVGAVPNHYSLGYSENGMTVWDVPDEVVDEVGEEIAAFDFVTHCYRRPRHEGVWSYNFFAMTHGRGEAESEARVEQVREAMADHWDVTDEDWDTLFSTGILKKTGIRIEERADANTA
- a CDS encoding YcaO-like family protein gives rise to the protein MTVELVGSGPAADAVAAALGDADEPLDRPESAAFDPGTRLAVVVDRAGAATFERANGRAREAGVPWVAVELGGIGGVPVVDAAVAAFDPEGACYRCLAARVESNADPDADPTAAPADATVRFAGAVAGRRAVQLLDPAEADPLGTAIELPHTEREFLPVPGCECGEGRDSVLDRGHLDRDVERSLSRAERGLDDRVGVVQQVGEAESYPAPYYLAQICDTGAFADATASRQAAGVDPGWDAAFMKALGEAYERYCAGVYHGREFKAAAATDLADAVAPSEFVRPESWVGNGDGGVDAGGDRAERPWVPGTDLVTERPVSLPAEAVHYPPPERTIRPAVTTGLGLGNSSVEALLSGLYEVVERDATTIAWYSTYEPLGLDVADPGYERLAARAGAEGLEATALLLTQDVDVPVVAVAVTREQWPALALGTAADLDAGRAARDALAEAVQNWVELDGMGREGAAETDGAIGHYADRPPVVDAFVSPETTVDAASVGPETVPEGGAHLDAVLDRVVDAGCSAYAARTTTRDVGRLGFEAVRVVVPTAQPLFFGDPYFGERARSVPADMGFEPALDRDHHPYP